In Hydrogenovibrio thermophilus, the following are encoded in one genomic region:
- a CDS encoding TetR/AcrR family transcriptional regulator: MKPNTRKPNATALKIQLCATEMFAEKGYEGTIMDELTERTGVNKASIYYHFRDKATLYEHCLTQLFASVAAPVADAVDQASTPHEKLAIFIQSFAEQAREKPAMPSILMREIASGGQHMPDTARQQMQRLLSTLKNLLNQGQQEGIFESFNALTPHFMVIGSLCFFLTSQPMRDRIDSPEKIDPELNEFTHQLIRILQSGLAKTTKGA, translated from the coding sequence ATGAAACCAAACACCCGAAAACCGAACGCAACCGCCCTGAAAATCCAGCTTTGTGCGACCGAAATGTTTGCTGAAAAAGGATATGAAGGCACCATCATGGATGAGTTGACGGAGCGAACCGGAGTCAACAAGGCCAGTATTTACTACCATTTCCGCGACAAAGCCACGCTCTATGAACATTGCCTGACCCAACTGTTCGCCAGCGTAGCCGCCCCGGTTGCCGATGCCGTCGACCAGGCTTCGACACCTCACGAAAAGCTTGCAATCTTCATTCAAAGCTTTGCCGAACAAGCCCGTGAAAAACCCGCCATGCCGTCGATACTGATGCGCGAAATCGCTTCCGGAGGCCAACACATGCCCGATACCGCGCGTCAACAAATGCAGCGTTTGCTATCGACCTTGAAAAACCTATTAAACCAGGGACAACAAGAAGGCATATTCGAGTCATTCAATGCTTTGACACCGCATTTCATGGTCATTGGCAGTCTGTGCTTTTTCCTCACCAGCCAACCCATGCGCGATCGCATCGACAGCCCGGAAAAGATCGACCCGGAACTGAACGAATTTACGCACCAACTGATTCGAATTCTACAATCAGGCCTGGCCAAAACCACCAAAGGAGCATGA
- a CDS encoding phospholipase D family protein, protein MTDILKISLLGVLLFTLTSCAIAPKQATESNVQLEQEFRPLFLNSSLKHPIQAGKGFSYYFSEKTLNSPESSGFLPLSDPMDAFSARLFLIDNARETIDIQYYLFHNGDTTSILIDHILQAANRGVKVRILLDDLDIASKDKILSMTNLHPNIEIKLFNPIYFRKVLRNWSLVFNMDTLGRRMHNKSLTADGLATIIGGRNIGDEYYAADDGRLFLDFDLMSVGPFAKEVEYQFDVYWQSDWAVAIDQLAKYKFEREDFKESLEAYDSLLESKNVLETRQKLAKTPFSKRFQKTEGSHYLDVFYARPKFYFDPPKKVSAQMDHNKTISGQIGSSINVEKEIMIVSPYFIPSPQTIKDFEQWIRQGIKVTVITNSMASTDVAVVYSGYREYRDALLQMGVHLYELRPRVIINEYPHSVNPREQHLSLHTKLMLIDGRYLVAGSANMDPRSKQLNTELVAILDQPVLAQQTQTQIEKVLNGHYVYKLAWDPIPESEKANAYEDYGVAWHYLEDGKPKVAYHSPETSLWRKFSVGFMSLFPIEGLL, encoded by the coding sequence ATGACCGACATTCTAAAAATTAGCTTGCTGGGGGTTTTGTTATTCACCCTGACGTCTTGTGCAATCGCTCCCAAGCAAGCAACCGAAAGCAATGTCCAACTGGAACAGGAATTTAGGCCGTTATTTTTAAATTCCTCTCTCAAACACCCAATCCAAGCGGGGAAAGGCTTTTCCTATTATTTTTCCGAGAAAACATTAAACTCGCCAGAAAGCAGTGGATTTTTACCGTTAAGCGACCCGATGGATGCGTTTTCGGCCAGATTGTTTCTCATTGATAACGCCCGCGAGACAATCGATATTCAATATTATCTTTTTCACAATGGTGACACCACATCGATTCTGATTGATCACATTTTGCAGGCGGCGAACCGGGGCGTGAAAGTCCGAATATTGCTGGATGATTTGGACATCGCCAGCAAAGACAAAATCTTGTCGATGACCAATCTTCACCCCAATATTGAAATCAAACTGTTTAATCCAATTTATTTTCGAAAAGTCCTGCGAAACTGGTCCCTGGTTTTTAATATGGATACGTTGGGGCGGCGCATGCATAACAAATCTCTGACCGCAGATGGTTTGGCGACCATTATTGGCGGGCGCAATATTGGAGATGAATACTATGCCGCCGATGATGGTCGCTTGTTTCTAGACTTTGATTTGATGAGCGTCGGCCCTTTTGCGAAAGAGGTGGAATATCAATTTGATGTCTACTGGCAAAGTGATTGGGCGGTTGCCATTGATCAACTGGCCAAATATAAATTTGAAAGAGAAGACTTTAAAGAAAGTTTAGAGGCTTATGATTCATTATTGGAATCAAAAAACGTCCTCGAAACCAGACAAAAGCTGGCAAAGACTCCCTTTTCAAAACGCTTTCAGAAAACCGAAGGTTCCCATTATTTAGACGTCTTCTATGCTCGACCGAAATTTTACTTTGACCCGCCGAAAAAAGTCAGCGCGCAGATGGATCACAACAAAACCATCAGTGGTCAAATAGGTTCATCGATAAACGTTGAAAAAGAAATCATGATCGTTTCGCCTTACTTCATTCCTTCGCCTCAAACCATCAAGGATTTCGAACAGTGGATCCGTCAAGGCATCAAAGTCACGGTCATTACCAATTCAATGGCTTCCACCGATGTCGCCGTGGTCTACAGCGGTTATCGTGAGTACAGAGATGCATTATTACAAATGGGCGTTCATCTTTATGAGTTACGCCCTAGAGTCATTATCAATGAATACCCTCATTCGGTGAACCCTCGCGAACAGCATTTGTCTTTGCATACCAAATTAATGTTGATTGACGGGCGCTATCTCGTGGCCGGTTCGGCCAATATGGATCCAAGATCGAAACAGCTAAATACCGAATTGGTGGCCATCCTCGATCAGCCGGTACTGGCCCAACAAACCCAAACTCAAATAGAGAAAGTGCTCAATGGTCATTATGTTTACAAACTGGCTTGGGACCCGATTCCGGAAAGTGAAAAAGCCAATGCTTACGAAGACTATGGCGTAGCTTGGCATTATCTGGAGGATGGAAAACCCAAGGTGGCTTACCATTCCCCGGAAACCAGCCTCTGGCGCAAATTCTCCGTCGGCTTTATGTCTTTGTTTCCAATAGAAGGCTTGTTATAA
- a CDS encoding DEAD/DEAH box helicase: protein MTFEELDLDPVLLSAIEEQHFHKPTPIQAEAIPEMLLSKDVLAGAATGTGKTAAFVLPALQFLLDVPKPSRHPRVLILAPTRELAFQIHKVVKQLGTHCPFRSNIVTGGFASDKQLEILKADMDILVATPGRLLNIMTKEFIDLSDVELLIIDEADRMLDMGQGPDVLALIEAIPGDFQAACFSATLGGSGLAKFAEEILDEPSVIQVDAPNQQSDQIQQFAYLANDKTHKQALLKSILEDDTCQSAIVFCNKKDRAIELADWLQAEGVSSTVLHGDFIQAKRLEKTNKFKQGKIKVLVATDVAARGLDILNVTHVINYDVPFRGDTYIHRIGRTGRAQQVGIAINLVERHDLSNLQRIEYHLKQRIPLAKIPGLEPNFKLKDTLKKPKKKKKKDTKAKKKR from the coding sequence ATGACATTTGAAGAATTAGACCTTGACCCGGTGCTGCTGAGCGCCATCGAAGAACAGCATTTCCACAAACCGACCCCGATTCAAGCGGAAGCGATTCCCGAAATGCTGCTCAGCAAGGACGTACTGGCTGGTGCCGCCACCGGCACGGGTAAAACCGCCGCCTTCGTGCTACCGGCCCTGCAATTCTTGCTGGATGTTCCCAAACCCAGCCGCCACCCTCGCGTGCTGATTCTGGCCCCGACGCGAGAGCTCGCATTTCAAATCCATAAGGTCGTCAAACAACTCGGCACCCACTGTCCTTTCCGTTCCAATATCGTCACCGGCGGTTTCGCCTCCGACAAGCAATTGGAAATTCTGAAAGCCGACATGGACATACTGGTCGCCACGCCGGGCCGTTTGCTGAACATCATGACCAAGGAATTCATCGACTTGTCCGATGTGGAACTTCTCATCATCGACGAAGCCGACCGCATGCTCGATATGGGGCAAGGGCCGGACGTTCTGGCGTTGATTGAAGCCATTCCCGGCGATTTTCAAGCCGCCTGCTTTTCCGCCACCCTCGGCGGGTCAGGACTGGCGAAATTCGCCGAAGAGATTCTGGATGAACCCAGCGTCATTCAAGTGGATGCGCCGAACCAACAATCCGACCAAATCCAACAATTCGCCTATCTGGCCAACGACAAGACCCATAAACAAGCGTTATTGAAATCGATTCTGGAAGACGACACCTGCCAAAGCGCGATTGTTTTCTGCAACAAAAAAGACCGCGCCATCGAACTGGCTGATTGGTTACAGGCCGAAGGCGTGTCCAGCACCGTATTGCACGGCGACTTTATTCAAGCCAAGCGTCTGGAAAAGACCAATAAATTCAAACAAGGTAAAATCAAGGTACTGGTTGCCACCGACGTCGCCGCTCGCGGTTTGGACATTCTCAATGTCACCCACGTCATCAACTACGACGTACCTTTCCGTGGAGATACTTATATCCACCGCATCGGTCGAACCGGCCGCGCACAACAAGTCGGCATTGCCATCAACCTAGTGGAACGCCATGACCTATCCAACCTGCAACGCATCGAATATCACCTCAAACAGCGCATTCCGCTGGCCAAAATTCCGGGGTTGGAGCCCAACTTCAAGCTCAAAGACACCCTGAAAAAACCGAAGAAGAAAAAGAAAAAAGACACCAAAGCGAAGAAAAAACGCTAA
- a CDS encoding AI-2E family transporter, protein MRSNAPYEEGFLILLLLTAIIGLLWLFSPFLEALLFAMILATATYTMYLKILPKVNRSETYASAIMSTVVFLTVIVPVTYLLLEVGLQVGHIFGQAQQWLSQQTPDSFAQLNQNLVKIIPIPEETQAQLIEQLRENSGKIIKFAQDTIVFLVSGVFGSTTSFLTFILLAVFALFFFYRDGHRIAHHLKVLSPLENYYDTMIMNRFSNLSSILLLSVLGIAFMQGLVFAFVSWGLGLPGLFIGMAIAITSFIPIVGAALVWIPLTLVLLAQGNYVGAGVVVFFGAFVNGFVIDNIVRPMLIQKIARSIGSGTDDLAVANHTLITVLSTFAGLIHFGMIGLFFGPVIAAMAITIFDVYAHKNSDLLDRT, encoded by the coding sequence ATGCGCTCAAACGCACCCTACGAAGAAGGTTTTTTGATCCTTTTGTTGCTGACAGCCATCATTGGATTGCTGTGGCTCTTCTCGCCGTTTCTGGAAGCGTTGTTGTTCGCCATGATTCTGGCGACCGCGACCTATACAATGTATTTGAAGATTCTACCCAAAGTCAACCGCTCGGAAACGTATGCGTCGGCGATCATGAGCACGGTGGTGTTTTTGACGGTGATTGTACCGGTCACCTATTTGCTGCTGGAAGTGGGCTTGCAGGTGGGGCATATTTTCGGTCAGGCGCAGCAATGGTTGTCGCAGCAGACGCCGGACAGTTTCGCGCAATTAAACCAAAACCTGGTCAAGATCATCCCCATTCCGGAAGAAACCCAAGCGCAATTGATTGAACAATTGCGCGAGAACTCCGGCAAAATCATCAAGTTTGCGCAGGATACCATCGTGTTTCTGGTCAGCGGGGTTTTCGGCAGTACCACATCGTTTTTGACCTTTATTCTGCTGGCGGTGTTTGCGTTATTCTTTTTCTACCGTGACGGCCACCGCATCGCGCATCACCTGAAAGTCTTATCGCCGTTGGAAAACTATTACGACACCATGATCATGAATCGTTTTTCCAACCTATCGAGCATCTTGCTGTTGTCGGTGCTGGGCATCGCGTTTATGCAAGGTCTGGTGTTTGCGTTTGTTTCCTGGGGACTCGGCTTGCCTGGCTTGTTTATCGGGATGGCGATTGCAATCACGTCGTTTATTCCGATTGTCGGCGCGGCGTTGGTTTGGATTCCGCTGACGTTGGTGCTGCTGGCGCAGGGTAATTATGTCGGCGCCGGGGTGGTGGTGTTCTTCGGGGCTTTCGTAAACGGTTTTGTTATCGATAATATCGTGCGCCCGATGCTGATTCAGAAAATCGCCCGCTCCATCGGCAGTGGCACGGATGATTTGGCGGTGGCCAATCATACCTTGATTACGGTGCTGTCCACCTTCGCCGGGTTGATTCATTTCGGTATGATCGGTTTGTTTTTCGGGCCGGTCATCGCCGCCATGGCCATCACCATCTTTGATGTCTACGCCCATAAAAATTCCGATTTACTCGACCGAACCTAA
- the ppnN gene encoding nucleotide 5'-monophosphate nucleosidase PpnN, whose translation MNSIIKKVLIRPAGALQILSYKEAQQLCDQTETGLNEVFRRCSLAVLNTGTKDDNGMALLEAHPDFQIQVHIKGRGLQIEIDNAPENAFVNGEMIEGLQEHLTAVIRDLIYAQNEIIDSQEFNLETPFGLTNAIFHIARNACLMKPDVDPNIVTCWGGHSIPLEEYKYTKQIGYHLGLRRLDICTGCGPGAMKGPMKGAVLGHGKQRYKHARFIGLTEPGIIAAEAPNAIVTELAIFPDIEKRLEAFMRLGHGIIIFPGGAGTMEEILYLLSVLLHPQNNNIPFPVVLTAPESGQAYFDAVLEFIEHALGKEAVRKLTVLIDRPEEVADFIEEGIQDVKAFRKATSDAYYYNWNLHIPYELQQPFVPTHDSVAALELHKDQPTYHLAGQLRNVFSAIVAGNVKSEGIAQINERGPFEINGDPEIMKRMDNLLKSFVAQRRMKLGTEHYEPCYNIATGE comes from the coding sequence ATGAACAGCATCATCAAAAAAGTTTTAATTCGCCCGGCCGGCGCCCTGCAAATCCTCTCCTACAAAGAAGCCCAACAGCTTTGTGACCAGACCGAAACAGGCTTGAACGAAGTCTTCCGTCGTTGCAGTTTGGCGGTTCTCAACACCGGCACCAAAGACGACAACGGCATGGCGCTTTTGGAAGCGCATCCGGACTTTCAGATTCAGGTGCACATTAAAGGCCGCGGCTTGCAGATTGAAATCGACAACGCGCCGGAGAATGCCTTCGTCAACGGCGAGATGATTGAAGGTCTGCAAGAACATTTAACCGCTGTGATTCGTGATTTGATTTACGCTCAGAACGAAATCATCGACAGCCAGGAATTCAACCTGGAAACCCCATTCGGGCTGACCAATGCCATTTTCCACATTGCCCGTAACGCCTGCTTGATGAAGCCCGACGTCGACCCGAACATCGTCACCTGTTGGGGCGGCCATTCCATTCCGTTGGAAGAATACAAATACACCAAGCAGATCGGCTACCATCTTGGCCTACGTCGCTTGGACATCTGCACCGGCTGCGGACCGGGCGCCATGAAAGGCCCGATGAAAGGCGCCGTGCTTGGCCATGGCAAACAGCGCTACAAACACGCCCGCTTCATCGGCCTGACCGAACCGGGCATAATTGCCGCCGAAGCGCCGAATGCCATCGTCACCGAGCTGGCGATTTTCCCGGACATCGAAAAACGCCTCGAAGCCTTTATGCGCTTAGGGCACGGCATTATTATTTTCCCGGGCGGCGCCGGCACCATGGAAGAAATTCTCTACTTGCTGAGCGTGTTGCTGCACCCGCAAAACAACAACATCCCTTTCCCGGTGGTCTTGACCGCGCCCGAATCCGGACAGGCCTACTTCGATGCCGTGCTGGAATTCATCGAACACGCACTCGGCAAGGAAGCGGTGCGCAAACTGACCGTCCTCATTGATCGCCCGGAAGAAGTCGCCGACTTCATCGAAGAAGGCATCCAAGACGTCAAGGCCTTCCGTAAAGCTACCAGTGATGCTTACTACTACAACTGGAACCTGCACATTCCTTACGAACTGCAACAACCTTTCGTGCCGACACATGACAGCGTGGCCGCGCTGGAGCTGCATAAAGACCAACCGACTTACCATTTGGCGGGCCAGTTGCGCAATGTGTTCTCCGCCATCGTGGCCGGTAACGTCAAAAGCGAAGGCATCGCGCAGATCAATGAACGGGGTCCGTTTGAAATCAATGGCGACCCGGAAATCATGAAACGCATGGACAATCTGCTCAAGTCGTTCGTCGCTCAACGCCGCATGAAATTAGGCACGGAGCATTACGAGCCCTGCTATAATATCGCCACGGGCGAATAG
- a CDS encoding EAL and HDOD domain-containing protein, with amino-acid sequence MSEVFIGRQPILDRNMKVFAYELEFHQGLNPNQTTIEATEQLLEKTESEIGFQSIVGSHAAVMQLPRELIAKAKWPSFDQNHNIVLEIPNDVNKDVEILKSLKALKLEGSAIALDNFIDDESSVKLASISDFVKIDNEAHSEVKMKSMLQDLHEKGVKVIAERVETEEMFNYLKRIGFDYFQGYFFTNPVVMNGQKLTGNKLTLLQLMSKINDPKTKFEELSGILSQDVALTHKLLVAVNNPATMIPIKVESVSDALKYMGLKRLKFWVNMMMLGDLEDAPKELLTTSLMRANFCEKLAEKTGHARERDTFFLVGLFSNLGAFFRAPIAEILDEMPLSDEVKEALIHYRGPMGEALSCLKQLESAGETVANLRYGEVGISDLANLLLSASAWAQQAMDNP; translated from the coding sequence ATGTCAGAAGTTTTTATTGGCCGCCAACCGATTCTTGATCGTAATATGAAAGTCTTTGCGTATGAGCTGGAATTTCATCAAGGACTGAACCCCAACCAAACCACCATTGAAGCCACTGAACAATTGTTGGAAAAGACCGAATCCGAAATCGGGTTTCAGTCGATTGTCGGTTCTCATGCGGCGGTGATGCAGTTGCCGCGCGAGTTGATTGCCAAAGCGAAATGGCCGAGTTTCGACCAGAACCATAACATCGTGTTGGAAATCCCCAACGACGTGAATAAGGACGTCGAGATTCTCAAAAGCTTGAAGGCCTTGAAGCTGGAAGGTTCCGCCATTGCGCTGGATAACTTTATCGATGATGAATCCAGCGTTAAGTTGGCCTCGATTAGCGATTTCGTCAAAATCGATAACGAAGCTCACTCCGAAGTCAAAATGAAGTCCATGTTGCAGGATTTGCATGAAAAAGGCGTCAAGGTGATTGCGGAACGGGTGGAAACCGAAGAGATGTTCAATTATCTCAAACGCATCGGTTTCGATTATTTTCAGGGCTACTTTTTCACCAATCCAGTGGTGATGAACGGTCAGAAATTGACCGGCAACAAGCTGACCTTGTTGCAGTTGATGTCCAAAATCAACGACCCCAAAACCAAATTCGAAGAACTGTCCGGCATTTTGAGCCAGGATGTCGCCTTGACGCACAAGTTATTGGTGGCGGTGAACAATCCGGCGACCATGATTCCCATCAAGGTCGAGTCGGTTTCCGATGCCTTGAAATACATGGGGCTGAAGCGTTTGAAGTTCTGGGTCAATATGATGATGCTGGGCGATTTGGAAGATGCGCCGAAAGAACTCTTGACCACCTCGCTGATGCGCGCTAATTTCTGTGAAAAGTTGGCTGAAAAAACCGGTCATGCCCGTGAACGCGACACTTTCTTTTTGGTCGGCCTTTTCTCAAATCTGGGCGCGTTTTTCCGCGCCCCGATTGCCGAAATTCTCGACGAAATGCCTTTGTCCGATGAAGTGAAAGAGGCCTTGATTCATTATCGTGGCCCGATGGGGGAAGCGCTGTCGTGCTTGAAACAATTGGAAAGTGCCGGAGAAACCGTCGCCAATCTTCGTTATGGCGAAGTCGGCATTTCCGATTTGGCCAATTTGCTGCTGTCAGCCTCGGCTTGGGCGCAACAGGCCATGGATAACCCTTAA
- a CDS encoding NAD-dependent succinate-semialdehyde dehydrogenase → MMQSINPATNELLAEFDTWDQATLDEMVTQAGYGFADWSKLTPLSDRIALLNRLGDVLLDDKEVLAELITLEMGKRYAEAVAEIEKCAWLCDYYAENAERFLADEMIETDASKSYVAYLPLGVVLGVMPWNFPFWQALRFAVPTVTAGNIGLLKHASNVPQCALAIEEVFRKAGYPDGVFTTLMIGSDKVESVIRHPAVKAVSLTGSEPAGRKVASVAGEELKKSVLELGGSDAFIVLDNADIQTAVENAVKGRFMNMGQSCIASKRFIVDAGIIDDFIERFKTAVESQFEAGDPMESDATLAPMARQDLLDELHQQVTKSVEMGAKIVTGGYQLDRPGCYYAPTILTDVTSNMPAFSEEFFGPVAIVLKATEPAHALGLANATDFGLGGSIWSNDSATAETMARGMESGATFVNSITFSDPRMPFGGIKHSGYGRELSGQGIREFTNIKSIWIK, encoded by the coding sequence ATGATGCAATCAATCAATCCCGCAACCAATGAACTGTTAGCCGAATTCGATACCTGGGATCAAGCCACGCTCGACGAGATGGTCACGCAAGCCGGTTACGGCTTTGCCGACTGGTCGAAACTGACGCCGCTGTCCGACCGTATCGCATTGTTGAATCGCCTGGGCGATGTGTTGTTGGACGACAAGGAAGTCTTGGCGGAGTTGATTACGCTGGAAATGGGCAAGCGTTACGCTGAAGCGGTGGCCGAAATCGAAAAGTGCGCCTGGTTGTGCGATTACTATGCCGAAAATGCAGAGCGGTTTCTGGCCGATGAAATGATTGAAACCGATGCCAGCAAAAGCTATGTGGCCTATTTGCCGCTGGGCGTGGTGCTGGGCGTAATGCCGTGGAATTTCCCGTTCTGGCAGGCATTGCGGTTTGCGGTACCGACCGTTACCGCCGGTAACATCGGTTTGTTGAAACACGCTTCCAACGTGCCGCAGTGTGCTTTGGCGATTGAAGAAGTGTTCCGTAAGGCCGGATACCCGGACGGGGTCTTCACGACCTTGATGATCGGTTCCGATAAGGTGGAGTCGGTGATTCGCCATCCGGCGGTCAAAGCCGTGTCTTTGACCGGCAGTGAACCGGCCGGTCGTAAAGTGGCCAGTGTCGCCGGGGAAGAGTTGAAAAAATCCGTGCTGGAATTGGGCGGTTCCGATGCCTTTATCGTGCTGGATAACGCCGATATTCAGACAGCGGTGGAAAATGCGGTGAAAGGGCGTTTCATGAATATGGGGCAAAGTTGTATCGCTTCCAAGCGCTTTATCGTGGACGCGGGGATTATCGATGACTTTATCGAGCGCTTTAAAACGGCGGTGGAGTCACAGTTCGAAGCGGGTGATCCGATGGAATCGGATGCGACCTTGGCGCCGATGGCGCGTCAGGATTTGCTCGACGAGTTGCATCAACAAGTCACCAAGTCGGTTGAAATGGGGGCGAAAATCGTCACCGGCGGTTATCAGTTGGATCGCCCGGGGTGTTATTATGCGCCCACCATTCTGACGGATGTGACCAGCAATATGCCGGCGTTCAGCGAGGAGTTTTTCGGGCCGGTCGCCATTGTATTGAAAGCCACCGAGCCGGCGCATGCACTCGGGCTGGCCAATGCCACCGACTTCGGTTTGGGCGGTTCCATCTGGTCGAATGATTCGGCCACGGCGGAAACCATGGCACGTGGCATGGAATCGGGCGCGACCTTTGTTAACAGCATTACCTTTTCCGATCCGCGCATGCCGTTCGGAGGAATTAAGCATTCCGGTTACGGGCGTGAACTGTCGGGACAAGGCATTCGCGAATTCACTAATATTAAAAGCATTTGGATTAAATAA
- a CDS encoding EI24 domain-containing protein — MTLLWKTLVDLKEPAILIRLFIPFAVGLVLVSLMGYGVFGLLLTSDFITQSAFVQDFESWKLQAENTIGAIPLVGGLVLWFLGFTVAVIAGLLGIVLGSYLVLLFAMIVTGFMTDSLVKAVHDKHYPHTEYHGHGSMLGMIWKLVKFGLLILLLLIVTFPLLFVPLINVVWFWLIGFLFFRYAVVLDVGQVILPEALFSRLKPLTNWPPTFAVGVLYALSVFPIISFFAPVLAVIALSHYYFDQLSLEPGSKSDADTIID, encoded by the coding sequence ATGACATTGCTCTGGAAAACCCTGGTCGATTTGAAAGAACCGGCCATTCTGATTCGGCTGTTTATTCCGTTCGCCGTTGGCCTGGTTTTGGTTTCGTTGATGGGGTATGGCGTATTCGGCCTGTTGTTGACGAGCGACTTCATTACGCAGAGTGCGTTTGTACAGGACTTTGAAAGTTGGAAGCTTCAAGCCGAGAACACCATCGGCGCGATTCCGTTGGTGGGCGGATTGGTGCTCTGGTTTTTGGGCTTTACTGTCGCGGTGATTGCCGGGTTGCTGGGCATCGTGCTCGGCAGTTATCTGGTGCTGTTGTTCGCAATGATCGTGACCGGCTTTATGACCGATTCGCTGGTGAAAGCGGTGCATGACAAACATTATCCGCACACCGAATACCACGGTCACGGCTCGATGTTGGGCATGATTTGGAAACTGGTGAAATTCGGGTTGTTGATTTTGCTGCTGTTGATTGTGACTTTCCCGCTGCTGTTTGTGCCGCTCATCAATGTGGTGTGGTTTTGGTTGATCGGGTTCTTGTTTTTCCGTTATGCGGTGGTGCTGGATGTGGGGCAGGTGATTCTGCCGGAAGCCTTGTTCAGCCGCTTGAAGCCGCTGACGAACTGGCCGCCGACTTTCGCCGTCGGGGTGCTGTATGCTTTGAGTGTGTTCCCGATTATCAGCTTTTTCGCACCGGTACTGGCGGTCATCGCCTTGTCGCATTATTACTTCGACCAGCTGTCATTGGAACCTGGGTCGAAAAGTGACGCGGATACCATTATCGATTAA
- a CDS encoding dihydroorotase — protein sequence MKSLLITQAKIVNEGRIFEADVFIQDGVIAQIAPQLSVAADVTIDAAGQHLLPGFIDDQVHFRDPGFPAKGSIATESKAAIAGGTTTFMDMPNVKPTTTTLENLEAKYELAAKTAWANHSFYLGATNDNIEEVKALDPNATCGVKIFMGASTGNMLVDREQALTDIFTHSPTLITTHCEDTPMIKEQEALYREKYGDAIPMQYHPDIRCREACYKSSSFAVDLAKKTGADLHILHLTTAEEMALFAPGPVEGKKITAEACVHHLWFTADDYAEKGGLIKCNPAIKQQSDRDAIRQAVKEGRIDIIATDHAPHTWEEKQSDSYFGTPAGLPQVQQSLTALLDMVHDGVFDLETVVQKTSHNVAIRYQIEKRGFIREGYAADLVLVDMNRPHTDTRENNLYQCGWSPWEGHTFKSSVMSTIVNGELKYHQGKFAEFTPGQRLTFTR from the coding sequence ATGAAAAGTTTATTGATTACCCAAGCCAAAATCGTTAACGAAGGCCGAATTTTTGAAGCCGATGTGTTTATTCAAGATGGCGTGATTGCGCAAATCGCACCGCAGTTGTCGGTGGCGGCGGACGTGACCATCGACGCGGCCGGCCAACATTTATTGCCTGGGTTTATCGATGACCAAGTGCATTTTCGCGACCCTGGGTTCCCGGCCAAAGGCAGTATTGCGACTGAATCGAAAGCGGCGATCGCGGGCGGTACAACGACCTTTATGGACATGCCGAACGTGAAACCGACCACCACCACGTTGGAAAATTTGGAAGCCAAGTATGAACTGGCCGCCAAAACCGCTTGGGCCAATCACTCGTTTTATCTGGGCGCCACCAACGACAACATCGAAGAAGTCAAAGCACTGGATCCGAACGCGACCTGCGGGGTGAAGATTTTCATGGGAGCGTCCACCGGGAACATGCTGGTGGATCGTGAGCAGGCGTTGACCGATATTTTCACCCACAGCCCGACCTTGATTACCACACATTGCGAAGACACGCCGATGATTAAAGAACAGGAAGCCCTGTATCGCGAAAAATACGGTGATGCGATTCCGATGCAATACCATCCGGATATTCGCTGTCGGGAGGCGTGCTATAAGTCGTCGTCTTTTGCGGTGGATTTGGCGAAGAAAACCGGGGCCGATTTGCACATTCTGCATTTGACCACCGCCGAAGAAATGGCGTTGTTTGCCCCGGGGCCAGTCGAAGGCAAAAAAATCACCGCCGAAGCCTGTGTGCATCATTTGTGGTTTACCGCCGACGATTACGCGGAAAAAGGCGGTTTGATCAAATGTAACCCGGCCATCAAACAACAGTCCGATCGTGATGCCATTCGCCAAGCGGTGAAAGAAGGGCGGATCGACATCATTGCCACCGACCATGCGCCGCACACCTGGGAAGAAAAACAAAGTGACTCCTACTTCGGCACGCCGGCCGGTTTGCCACAGGTGCAGCAATCGCTGACGGCGTTACTGGATATGGTGCATGACGGGGTGTTCGATTTGGAAACCGTGGTGCAGAAAACCTCGCACAACGTCGCCATCCGTTACCAGATTGAAAAGCGCGGCTTTATCCGTGAAGGGTATGCCGCCGATTTGGTGTTGGTGGACATGAACCGTCCGCATACCGACACCCGAGAAAATAATCTCTACCAATGCGGTTGGTCGCCTTGGGAAGGCCACACCTTCAAATCGTCGGTGATGAGCACCATCGTTAATGGCGAACTGAAATACCACCAAGGCAAATTCGCCGAGTTTACGCCAGGACAACGCCTGACATTTACCCGTTAA